Proteins encoded in a region of the Micropterus dolomieu isolate WLL.071019.BEF.003 ecotype Adirondacks linkage group LG09, ASM2129224v1, whole genome shotgun sequence genome:
- the si:dkey-154b15.1 gene encoding uncharacterized protein si:dkey-154b15.1 — protein sequence MDLPVKATILLNLFPDKTKVKEILRSHGFVLTDLSSDQVHVEGSFFKLKAAKASLELLLNSKTKTENAPYQEVTSGAISKNYTKNSSDLNQSRLGSRNKPLHTSPSSPTTSSPWSFDSPNNHPPSPEYRASFSPIPNQSGSFRRGRDSFVVDADVFIYADQLRKKEICTILESHNVRMESCQVGDSYNITLLGKSTRLAASKLQSLLDFLNKSLRTQDVPLKDMNREGKALLEKIRKNKNIYNSVLVCVMNDTLHLIGPSDESYQLRQKLLGRPVGQSVRTGRTSDKNSRARSSALPPASRKNTERDHWAVAYPSPVKTTGYSAPKYQDDKQDGVEPEWGAAGYAEGGALRRRSQSESREKTREERANGNMQESENKRPPPKSSMKGLSKLQMFNKTDVMKKLQFWK from the coding sequence ATGGATCTCCCAGTGAAGGCAACCATACTTTTGAATCTTTTCCCCGACAAGACAAAGGTGAAAGAAATCCTCAGGTCCCACGGCTTTGTGTTGACAGATTTGAGCAGTGATCAGGTGCATGTCGAAGGCtcattttttaaacttaaagcTGCGAAGGCCTCTTTGGAGTTGCTTCTTAACTCAAAGACCAAGACAGAGAATGCGCCGTACCAGGAGGTTACTTCTGGTGCCATTTCTAAAAACTACACTAAGAACAGCTCAGATCTTAATCAGAGCCGGTTAGGATCCAGAAACAAGCCTCTTCATACTTCTCCATCTTCACCCACCACTTCCTCACCTTGGTCATTTGACTCTCCCAACAACCATCCACCGTCTCCAGAATACAGAGCTTCTTTTTCTCCAATACCAAACCAGAGTGGCTCATTCAGGCGGGGAAGAGACTCCTTTGTCGTTGATGCAGATGTGTTTATATACGCAGACCAGCTCAGGAAAAAAGAAATTTGCACCATCCTGGAAAGCCATAATGTTAGAATGGAATCGTGTCAAGTTGGCGATAGCTACAACATCACTTTACTGGGGAAGAGCACAAGGTTGGCTGCCAGTAAACTACAGAGTCTCCTGGACTTTCTCAACAAATCACTGCGCACTCAGGACGTTCCTCTGAAGGATATGAATCGTGAAGGCAAGGCTCTTTTAGAGAAGATccggaaaaataaaaacatttacaattcAGTTCTCGTGTGTGTGATGAATGACACACTTCACCTCATAGGACCGTCTGATGAGAGCTACCAGTTGAGGCAGAAGCTGTTGGGGAGGCCGGTTGGTCAGTCAGTACGTACAGGGAGGACATCCGACAAAAACTCCAGGGCGAGGAGCAGCGCTCTGCCTCCAGCCAGTCGAAAGAACACAGAAAGAGATCACTGGGCCGTCGCTTATCCATCTCCCGTCAAAACTACAGGTTACTCTGCACCAAAGTACCAGGATGATAAACAGGACGGTGTGGAGCCAGAGTGGGGAGCTGCTGGTTATGCTGAGGGTGGAGCTTTAAGGAGGAGAAGCCAATCTGAGTCCCGTGAAAAAACCCGGGAAGAAAGGGCTAATGGAAACATGCAAGAGTCGGAAAACAAACGTCCGCCTCCTAAATCATCCATGAAAGGCCTTTCGAAGTTAcaaatgtttaacaaaacaGATGTAATGAAAAAGTTACAATTTTGGAAATAA